The nucleotide window CGGTGTTTGACGCGACCGTCAGCGAGGGCGTCCTCCGGCTGTACCGCCCGGAGACGCGCTGGCTCTCGACCGGCTGGGACGGGGGGCGGTCGCGGGGGGCGGCCGCGTACAACGTCACGGTCCCGGAGGGGTTCGACCGGACCGACCTCGCGGCCTACCGCGACGAGCGGCTGGCGCGGGCGGGGTTCGGCGGCGACGCGGGAGCCGATCCGGCGTCCGACGGCGACGCCCCGCCGACGCTGTTCACGGGCGTCTCGATGGACCACGCCCGGGGCGCGCGGCTCGGACCGGTCGTCGCGTACGCGACGGTCGGGCTCTCGAACCCCGCGATGCTGCCGGTAGACCCCGAGGTGGACCGCGAGGGCGACGCCGGCGATCCGGAGCGGGACGCCGAGGCGTCGACCGGGGAACCGCCTCGACGACCCGGCACGGTCAACCTGATCGTCGGCGCGACGCGGCGGCTCGCGCCCGGGGCGGCAGCGAACCTCGTCGCGGTCGCGGCCGAGGCGAAGGCGGCGACGCTGCTCGCGACGGCGGGGGTTCCGGGGACGACGAGCGACGCCGTCGCCGTCGCCGACGACCCGGGCGGCGAGCCGGCCGAGTTCTCCGGGAGCGCCACGGCGGTCGGCGCGGCGGCCCGCGCCTGCGTCCGGGACGCGGTCCGCGCGAGCCTGCGGTCGCGGTACCCGGACGGCGACGTGCCCGGCCCGGCGGCCGACGCCGAACACGGCGTCGTCACCGACGAGCGGGCGGAGGTTTTTGACCCATGACCACGAACCACGACGACACCGAGAACGGAGACGACGTATCGCGCGACGACATCGACGACGAAACGGCGGCCGACGACGAGCGCGGCGATCCCACTGTCCGCACCCCGGGCGGCGGCGAATCGCCCGAACCCCAGCCGATCGAACCGGCCGCGCCCGAGGAGTTCGGGCTCGTTCAGGCGTGGTGGGGCGACGGCAAGGGGAAGACCACGGCCGCGATGGGGATGGGGTTCCGGGCCGCGGGGCACGGCTACCGCGTCCACATGCTCCAGTTCATGAAGGGGGGCGCGGACAGCGTCGAGGGCGTCAGGGGCGAGTACAACGCGATCGCGGCCGTGCCGGGGTTCTCCTACGAGAACGCCGGCCACTACGGCTGGCACGGGTTGCTCGACGGGTCGGCCGACGACGAACACGAGGCGAAGGCGACCGCCGCCTTCGAGCGCGCGGAGGCCCTCGTCGCGGCGGCCGGCGAGGCGGACCTGACCGAACCGCTCGCGCTCGACGGCGACCCGGAGGGCGGCGTCCACATGCTAATCGTAGACGAGCTGTTGTACGCGGTCGACCACGGTCTCGTCGACCCGGACGACGTGGTCGCGCTCGCGGAGTCGAAGCCGGAGCGGCTCGAACTCGTCCTCACCGGAAGCCACGCCGCGCCCGACTACCTCGACGGGGTCGCCGACCTGATCACGAACGTCCGGAAGGTGGCGCACCCGTTCGACGACGGGCAGCGCGCCCGCAAGGGGACGGAGTTCTGACGGTGGCGGGGAGAGCCGGATGAGCGACGACGCCTCGTCGGCGACCGACCGCGACGCCGACACCGTCCTGATCGCGGGCACGGCGAGCCACGTCGGCAAGAGCACGCTGGCGGCCGGGCTCTGCCGCCTGCTCGCGCGCCGCGGCGTCTCCGTCGCGCCGTACAAGGCACAGAACATGAGCAACAACGCCCGGGTGGCGCTGACGCCGGACGGCGAGTGGGGGGAGATCGGCGTTTCCCAGCACGTTCAGGCGCGAGCGGCGGAGACCGTGCCGACGACGGACACGAACCCCGTGCTGCTCAAACCCCGCGGCGGCGGCGAGAGCCAGATCGTCGTCGACGGCGAGGCGGTCGCGAACGCCCCGGCGTCGGCGTACTACGACGAGTACTGGGAGGAGGCGCGCGACGCCGCGGTCACCGCCCACGAGCGGCTGGCGGCCGACCACGACGTGATCGTCGCGGAGGGCGCGGGCAGCGTCGCCGAGATCAACCTTCACGACCGCGACCTCGCGAACGTCGAGTGCGCGCGGTTCGCGGACGCGCGGATCCTGATCGCGGTCGACATCGAGCGCGGCGGCGCGTTCGCGAGCCTCTACGGGACCCTCGAACTGCTCCCCGACGACCTCCGCGAGCGCGTCGCCGGCGCGGTGATTACGAAGTTCCGCGGCGACCCCGAGATTCTCGAACCCGGTATCGACGAGATCGAAGACCGGACCGGCGTCCCCATCGTCGGCGTCGTCCCGCACGACGATCCGGGGCTACCGGCGGAGGACAGCCTCTCGCTGCCGGACGGCACGAGCGCTGACAGCGAGGGGGTCCTCGGCGCGGACGACGGCGTCCCCGACGACGAGGCCGTCCGGATCGGGGTCCCGCGGCTCCCGCGTATCTCCAACTTCACCGATCTGGAGCCGCTGGCGCGCGAGCCGGGGGTGCGCGTCGTCTACCTCCCGCTCGACGCCGCGCTCGACGGGGTCGACGCGGTCGTCCTCCCGGGGTCGAAAAACACCGTCGACGACCTGCTCGCGCTCCGCGAGGCCGGCTTCGACGCGGCGTTGCGCGCGTTCGACGGGCCCGTCGTCGGCGTCTGCGGCGGTTACCAGATCCTCGGCGAGCGCCTCGTCGACGCCGGCGTCGAGGGGACGGGCGACCGCGAGACGGTCCCGGGAGTCGGTCTGCTCCCGGTCGAGACGGGGTTTTCGACGGACAAGCGCGTCGAGCGCGTGACGTGCGCGGTCGACGGCGTCGGACCGATCGCGGGCGCTGAGGGCGAGGCGACGGGCTACGAGATCCGCGCCGGGCGAACGCGGCTCCTCGACGGGAAACGGGGGGAGTCGACGCCGACCGCGACCGAGCCGCTCGGCGCGGAGAGCGTCGCCACCGACCGGACCCTCGGGACGTACCTCCACGGGCTCTTCGAGACGGAGGGCGTGCGCGACGCGTTCGTCGAGGCGGCCTTCGCGAGCGCGGGCCGGACGCGCCCGGACGCCGCGGCGGTCGACCGCTCGCCGTACGACCGCGCGGCCGACCTCGTCGCGGACCACGTCGACCTGCGCGCGGCCGGGCTCGGCGATCTCCTCGGGTCGCCAGAGCGGGTCGACGACTAGATCCGGAGGCGGAAGGTATATTGTCTCATGTACCCAATACTGTTGTATGAGCGACGCAGCCGATGCGAACGACTCGGCGGGCGACGGCGCGAAGACGGAGCGCGAGCGCATCCGGGAGCGGAAGCGACGGGAACTCGAAGCGCGGCTCGACGACGGGGAGTCGCTTACCGAGACCGCCGGGACCGATTCGGGCGACAGCGGCGGATCGGGGGCTCCGAGCGAGCCGATCCACGTGAACGGAACGGACGAACTCCAGCGGGCGGTCGACGAGCACGACGTCGTCCTCGTGGACTGTTACGCCGACTGGTGCGGTCCCTGCCAGATGATGGAGCCCACGATCGAGGCGCTCGCGGCCGAGACCGACGCCGCGGTCGCGAAGGTCGACGTGGACGCGAACCCGGAGATAGCCCAGCAGCTGGGGGCTCGCAGCATTCCGACGCTCGTGGTGTACGCGGACGGCGAGGTCGCCGACCGGTTCGTCGGCGCACAGGATCGGGCGACGCTCGAATCGGCGATCGAGCGGTACGCTCCCTGACCGGGAGGGCGGGTCAGTCGGCGGCGAGCGTCTCCTCCAACAGCTTCCGCTGTGCCGCCGCGAGGTGTTCGGCGAACGTCGAGGGGGCGATGTCGAGCGCGTCGGCGACCGCGCTCGCGTTGGCGTCGCGGGGGCGCTCGAAGTAGCCCATGCGGTAGGCGGTCCGCAACACCTCGCACTGGCGGTCGGTGAGTCGGCCGCGGTCGACGAGGGTCCGGTCCGACGCCGCGTCGCCGCGCGCCGCGCCGTGGACGAGGTAGCGAACCTCGACGCGGTCGACCACGCCGTCGAGCGCCGAGACGATGTCGCGGAGGCGTTCGAGGTCGGGGAGGTGAAGCGTCAGGAGGAGGACGCCGTCCTCGGCGCGCGCGTCGGCGATCGGACAGTCCAGCTCCTCGATGACCCGGCAGGCGCACGTCCCGTCGCGCGGGCGGTCGTAGCGGTACACCCGCTCGCTGCCGAGGTCGACCACCGATTCGGCCGCCGGGACGCTGTCCGCCTCGTCGACCGCGTCCGGGTCGCTGGCGCGGAACTCCTCGGTGTGCGTGCCGCCCGCGTGCGTCCAGTTGACGCCCGTGATCGGGCCGTCGTGGGCGTTCGACGCGGCGACGACCGGGCAGTTGCCGGTCCCGTGGATCGCGACGCCCGCGCGGACGCCGTCGGGCGTGGCTTCGGAGCCGCCGGTCGCCGAGTCCGTTTCGGTTCCCATCGCGTCGGGGTTGGGACGACGGACACAAAGGCCTGCCCCCGGCGAACGGGGCGATCGGCACCCCTCCGAGAACACCCGCAATACTGTGGGTCGATCGGTATCGGTCCGCGCCGCGGAGTCGCGGCCGTGAACCGAGCGATCCACGCCTTCGGAGCGATCCCCCTGGCCGGTGCCGGGGCCGGAATGACCGTCGCGGCGGCCGCCGGGCTGGCGTTCGGGAGCGGCGGCGGAGCCGACCCGCTCGTCGGGGCGGTCGCGCTCGCCGTCGCCGGAGTGAGCCTCGGCTACGTCGCCGTGAGAGAGACCCGCGACGCCCTGAAGACGGACGGGTTCGGCGTCACCCGGGTCGACCTCGGCAACGCGGCCGCCGTCGCCGTCGGAGCGCCCCTCACCTTCCTCCTCTCGGTCCGGGTCGGCGTCGGGCCGGTCGTGGCGTCCGCGCTCGTCGGGCTCTGCGCGTCCCTCTTGACGGAGACGTACGCCGCCCCCGCGTACTGCGGCTCGTTCGTCGGGATGGCGACCCCGGCGGCCGGCGCGGACCCCGGGTCGGTGGTCGCCGCCGGCCTCGTCGCGGGCGGCGTCTTCGTGCTCGCCAAGCGCGCGTTCAACGGCTTCGGCGGGAAGCTCGGGACGACGGCGTTCGTCGGCTGCCTGTCGGTGGCGGCGTTCGGCGGGCTGGCCCCCGGAACGGAGACGGTCCCGGAGCCGACCGTCGCGGCGGGGCTCGTCGGCGCGGCGGCGCTCGCCGCGCTCGCCACCTTCATCCTCTCCGTCCGGCTCGACCACGGGCCGGTCGTCGGCTCCGCCGTCGTCGGCCTCGTCGCCGGGATCGTCTGCCCGCCGCTTTTCTCCGCCGGCGACGCGGTCGCGGCGGTCGCCTTCTGCGCCTCGTTCGCGGGGATGGCGACGCCGGAGCGGATCCCCGGCACCGGAGCGATGCTGCTGGCCGGCGGGGTCGCGGGGACCGCGTTCGTCGGCGCGTCGCCGTACTTCGTCGGCTTCGGCGGAAAGCTGGGGACGATCGCGTTCGCCGCCTGTCTCCTGACCGCCGGGCTCCTGTCGCTCGGCAGCGTCCTCGTCCCGGTCGACGGCGACGCCGTGACGGGGTGACCGCCGCCGTCGTTCGGAGGCCGTCGACCGGGCGCGGGACGTTTAAAACACCACGCAACTCCGGTCACATCGGGAGGGTCGTCGAGGGCGTACGCGGATCCGATGACGGACACGAGCGAGACGTCCGAGCGGCGATTCGAGTCGAACCCCACCGTCTGTCCGTTCTGCGGGGTCGGCTGTAGCATCGAGTACGCCGGCCGCGGGAGCGCGACGGGCGTCGAGGGGCCGGTGAACGGTCGCGGCGAGATCTGTCCGAAGGGGGCGGCCGCGTTCGACGTCGTCGACCACGAGGACCGCCTGACGAGGCCGCTCGTCAGGCACAACGGGAACTTCGTCACCGCCCCGTGGGAGGAGGCGCTCGACCGCGTCGCGAGCGGGATCGGCGCGGTGGTCGACGAACACGGGGCCGACGCCGTCCAGTTCTTCGCCTCCTCGAACTGCACGAACGAGGAGAACTACGTCCTCCAGAAGCTCGCGCGCGTCCTCGGCACGAACAACGTGGACAACTGCGCGCGGCTCTGTCACGCCTCGACGGTCGCCGCGATGAGCGAGCGGCTCGGCGCGGGCGCGATGACGAACACGCTCGACGATCTGGGAGAGACGGACTGCGTCTTCGTCAACGGGGCGAACCCGGCCGAGCAACACCCCGTCGCGTTCCGGTCGTACGTCCTCCCGGCGGTCCACGACGGCGCGACGCTCGTCCACGTCGACCCGCGCGCGAACGACACGACCGAGGCGGCCGACGTCCACCTCCCGCTGCGGCCCGGCACCGACATCGAGTTACTGAACGCGATCGCCGCCGTCCTGATCGAGGAGGAGCTCGTCGACGAGGCGTTCCTCGCGGAGCGGACGACCGGCTTCGACCGGCTGCGCGAACACCTCGCCGACGTCGACGTCGCGGCCAACGCCGAGGCGGCCGGGGTCGACCCCGAGACGGTCCGCGAGGCGGCCCGGGCGTACGGCGAGGCCGACCGCGCGGCGGTGATCACCGGGATGGGGACGAGCCAGCACCGCTGCGGCACCGACAACGTCCACGCCCTGCTCAACCTCGCGCTACTGACCGGCAACGTCGGGAGACCGGGGACGGGCGTAAACCCGCTTCGCGGCCAGAACAACGTTCAGGGGGCGAGCGATGTCGGCGGCCTCCCCGGCGTGCTCCCCGGCTACGAGTCGGTGACGGACCCGGACGCCCGCGAGCGCGTCGCCGACGAGTGGGGCGTCGAGCCGCCGGCGGAGCCCGGACTCACCGAGGTCGAGGCGACCCACCGGTTCGGCGACGAGGTGCGCGCGGCGGTCGTCTTCGGCGAGAACCCCGCGGTCACCGAGCCGAACGCGACCGCGGTCGCGTCCGCGTTCGACGAGCTCGACTTCTGTGTCGTCATCGACCTCTTCGAGACGCGGACCGCCGCGCACGCCGACGTGGTGTTACCGGGGAGCGCGTGGGCGGAGAAGTCCGGCACCGTGACGAACACCGACCGGCGCGTGATGCGGATGCGGCCGAACGCCGACCTCCCGGGCGACGCCCGGCGCGACTTCGACGTGTTGACCGAACTCGGCCGTCGCCTGACCGACCGCCCCGACGCGTTCGCGTACGACGGCCCGGCGGACGCGTTCGACGAGCTGACGCGGGTCGCCCCCATCTACGAGGGGATGAGCCACGAGGGGATCGGCGACGGCTACCAGCGGTGGCCGTTCGACGCCGAGGCGGGGACCGGGACTGACGTGTTACACGTGGAGACGTTCGGGACCGGCGAGCGCACCGCGCCCCTCGCGGTCGTTGACCCCGTCCCGCCCGCGGACGACCTCGACGCGGCCGAGCTGACCCTGACGACCGGGCGGGTTCTCCAGCACTTCAACAGCGGGGCGCTCAGCCGGCGCTCGGACCGCTTGATGGCGATGCGCGGGGAGGACGTCCTCCAGATACACCCCGACGACGCCGCCGAGCGCGGGATCGAGGACGGCGACCGGGTGACCGTCTCGAACGAGCGCGGGAGCGTGACGGTCGCGGCCGACGTCACCCCGGCGGTCCGGGAGGGCGTGACGTTCTGTACGTTCCACTACGCGGAGCCGCTCGCGAACGCCGTCACGGGCGACGCGCTCGACCCGGCGGCGAAGATCCCCGAGTTCAAACACTCGGCGGTCACGGTCGAGCCGACCGCCAACGCCGAGGCCGAGGCGACCGGCGAGAGCGACGCGGCCGCCGGGGACGACTGAGAGGTCGCCGCCGCCGCGATCGGCGACGGATTCCCCGTCCGACGGGGACAACGGATCTCGTTCAACGGCGCGCGTTCCAGTATCATTCGTGAGATGTGGGTATTGCTTCTTTTATAACCCGGGCGGGGACGCGCCAGTATGGCTTCACTGGGAGAGTACAGTCGGGACGACTTCGGGCAGGGCGGTTTGAACGACGGACTCGACGTCGCCGAACTGGTCGAGGAGATCGGACTCGACGCCGACGAGATCGCGTGGCGGAAGGAGTTCGTCGGGTTCGACGAGGAGGACGAGCGCCGACTGAACCGGTACGAGGACGCGTTCGCGGAGAACGCTGAACAGATCGCGGACGACTTCTACGACAACCTCACCGGCTACGACCAGACCGTCGACGTGATCGAGCGGTCTGAAAAGGGGATCGAGCAGCTCAAGCGGACGCAGTCGGCGTACCTCGTGACGCTCGCCGAGGGGGACTACGGCCCGGAGTACTTCGAGGACCGAGCGCGGATCGGGAAGCTCCACGACATGCTGGAGATGCCGATGAAACACTACCTCGGTCAGTACGGCGTGTACTACGACCTCATCCTCCCGCTTATCGGCGACCGGCTCGTCGATTCGCTCACCGCCCGACTGGCCGACGACGTCGCGGGCGGAGGGATCGATGACGAGACCGCGGCGGCGGTCGAGGCGGAGGTCGACGACGCGATCGAGGACATCCTCTCCGTCCTCCGGATCGTCAACCTCGACATGCAGGTCGTGACGGACACGTACATCCACTCGTACAGCGAGAGGCTCTCCGAGGCGGTCGAGCGGAACGAGCGGCTGATGGCCGAGGTGGAAAAGGAGGTCCAAGAGCCGATCGGCGATCTCCGCGAGTCGGTGGGAGACGTCGCCGACAGCGCCGCCGCGGTCGGCGACGCGTCCGAAGACCAGTCACGACGGGTGGCCGAGGTCTCCTCGGAAGTGGCGAATCTCTCGGCGACCGTCGAAGAGGTGGCGTCGACCGCCGAGGAGGTGGAGCGCACGAGCAGCCGGGCGGAAGAGATGGCCGACGACGGCCGGGCGGCGGCCGACGACGCCGCGGCGGCCATGGCGGATATCGGTGCCGCCGTCGACGAGGTGGCCGACGACGTCGAGGCGCTCCAAGACCGCGTCGAGGAGATCGACGAGTTCGTCGACGCGATCAACGGGATCGCGGACCAGACGAACCTGCTCGCGTTGAACGCCTCGATCGAAGCGGCCCGGGCGGGCGACGCCGGGGCGGGGTTCGGGGTCGTCGCCGACGAGATCAAGTCGCTCGCGGAGGAGTCACAGCGGCACGCGAGCGACATCGAGTCGATGGTCGACGGGATCCGCACCGACACCGAGGAGACGGTCGAGAGCCTCTCGGAGACGACCCAGCGGGTCGACGACGGGAGCGAGCGCGTCGCCGACGCGACGGAGAGCCTCTCCGCCATCGCCGAGGCGGTGACGGAGACGGCGAACGGGATCGACGAGGTCTCCGACGTGACCGACGAGCAGGCCGCCGCCGCCGAGGATATCGCGGCGACGATAGACGGCGTGGTCGAACAGTCGAACGAAATCACCGAGGAGATGCAGGAGCTGGCGGCCGAAAGCGAGCGCCAGTCGGAGGCGGTCGAAGCGCTGGAACACACCGTGCGCCGGTTGGCCGTGGACGGCGGAGACGGCGGTGGCCCCCACGTGGCGTCTCGGACGGACGGCGGAAGACCCGCCGAAGGAACGGAGGGCAGCCGGGAGGCCCCGGCGGGTGTCCCCGAGGGTATCCCGGAGTTCGTGATCGAGCGACTCTCCGACGAGGAACTACGGGCGCTCGCGGCCGGAGAGATGGACAGAGACGACCTGTTGTGAGGCGGTCGGCCCGGAGGCAGTCGAGCCGGAGGCAGTCGGATCGGAGGCAGTCGAGCCGATCTGACAACGGCACCCCACGGCTCGCAGACCGAATTCAGGGAGAGAAGTACGCGTCCGACCCCCGAACGTCGGGGAGTTCGCGCAGCGGCCGACGACCGCACCGACCGCAGACGTCCGGCTCGTCGGGGTCGTCCGGCAGCGCGAACACCGTCTCGCAGGCGTCGCAGACGACGTAGCGGAGCGCGAGCGACGGGGTATCAGTCACGGGCGCAGTAGGCGGGCGACGCACTTGAACCGACGCCTCGCGGGCGTCGCCGTCGGTCGGGGCCGGCGAGCGCGCGAGGGGTATCGGCCGGGGGCAGCGGGCACGAGAGCGTCCTATCGCCCTGAGCCGGCGTCGCCGGACGACTCGATCCGCGCCTCGTACTTCGCCAGCGACGCGTCGAGCGCCTCGCCGGCGTCGACGTCGGCGGTCTCGGCGAGCGCGAGCAGCGCGAACAGCGCGTCGCCGATCTCGTCGGTCGCGATCGCGGCGGCGTCCGGGTTGCGTCCGTAGTCGGTCGAGGTCGCCACCTCCTTCGCGATCTCGCCGACCTCGCTCTCCAAGTCGAGGGCGCGGTACGCGAGGTCGGTCTCCAGTCCGTGCTCCTCGACGAACGCGGCGACGCGGTGCTGGTCGTTCATGCGTGTCGCCTCCGCGCGGTCGGACAAGAACCTCTCGCTCCGGCGGCGGGACCGTCGGCTTCGACCGTGGCGAGGACGGCCGGTCACGCAACGCTGAAGGTGCGAGCGCACGACTCGATCGTATGAGAATCGCCATCTTGGGCGGCACGGGAGACATCGGCGAGGGGCTCGCGCTCCGGCTGGCGGCGGACACGCCCCACCGGGTCGCGATCGGCTCGCGGGACGCCGAGAAGGCGGAGAACAAGGCCGAGGAGTACTCCACCGAACTGGAGAGCCGCGGCCTCGACGCCGCGGTGACCGGCGGCGAGAACGCCGCGGTCGCCGCCGACGCCCGGATCGTCGTCCTCGCGGTCCCGCCGTACCACGTCGGAGACACCGTCGAGGCGGTCGCGGAGTCGCTGGAGTCCGGCGACGTGCTCGTCTCGCCCGCCACCGGAATGAAACGCGACGAGGAGGGCTTCCACTACCACAAGCCGGGCGCGGGGTCGGTGACGAAAATCGTCGCCGACGCGGCACCCGAGGGGGTCGCGGTCGTCGGCGCGTTCCACAACCTCGCCGCCGCGCGGCTCGCGAACCTCGACGCCGACCTCGGGATCGACACGCTCGTGATCGGCGACGACGACGACGCGAAGCGGACGGTGGCCGACGTCGCCGAGGGGATCGAGGGGTTGCGCGCGCTCGACGCCGGCGGGATCGCCAACGCACCCGAAATCGAGGGGTTGACGCCGCTTCTCATCAACGTCGCCCAGAACAACGACGGGCTTCACGACTTGGGCGTCCGGTTCCAGTAATACGGCTCCCCTGTCGACTGTGGATCGCTAATCGGTTCGGACAGCGCCGAGGCCAAAGTCGCTCGATACATGACGACGAACTCGGTGATGAAGACCACCGAAGCCCCAGTCGCTCGGCTGTACTGCGTTGGTTCCGTTTATAAATGAGTGATCGACACGACTGCCTCCGAAGCCCCAGTCGCGACGGCTCGCGCGGCTTGTTGCGGTCCTCGTCGCTCGCTGCGCTCGCTCCTGCGGTCCTTACTGCGCCGTGCTTCGCCCTCGCGACTGCCCCTTCGAGTCCTGCCCGGCACAGCACCGCACAGCACCTCACGCCTCCCCAGCCTCGTCGCTCGCTTCGCTCGCGACTCCCTCGCGCGTGCTGGCTCGCGGCCGCCTTCGGCGGCACGCTCGCAGGCACGCGCCGACCGCACCGCCGTAGATTTATAAACCGTGGCGGGTTTCTCGGCTGGAATATCGCCCCTCGGCGGCCGTTCCGTTAGGCCTTTGCGCGGGGGTCCCCTCCGCACGGTAGATGGAGTACTTGCAGCGTCGGGTCGGGTTAGTCGAAGACCGGATCGAGTCGGTCATCGACGACGTCGAGCCCGACGAGCTGTCCGACGAGGTCGGCCACGTCGTCCTCGCGGGGGGCAAGCGCGTCCGGCCGGCGGTGACCGTCCTCGCCTGCGAGGCGTTCGACGGCGACCCCGAGGAGGCGGTCGACTTCGCGGCCGGCATCGAGTTCGTCCACAACGCCTCGCTCGTGGTCGACGACATCATCGACCGCTCCGAGGTCCGCCGCGGCACCGCCGCCGCGTGGGCGGAGTTCGGCTACGGCCCGGCGATCATCGCCAGCGACGGCCTGCTCGGCGAGGCGTTCGCGCTCTTCTCGACCGACCCGCGCGCGATGCGCACCGTCGCCGAGGCGATGGTCGAACTCGGCGAGGGCGAGGCGACGGAGCTGGCGGCGCGCCCGACGAACGAGGAGGAGTACATGGAGCTTGCGCGCCGGAAGACGGGCGCGCTGTTCCGCGCCGCCGCCGAACTCGGCGCGGTCGCGGGCGGCGCGGAGCCGCACGCGATCGACTCGTTCGGGGAGTACGCCGAGCGCGTCGGGGTCGCCTTCCAGATGCGCGACGACGTGTTAGACGCCACCG belongs to Halorubrum sp. DM2 and includes:
- a CDS encoding polyprenyl synthetase family protein encodes the protein MEYLQRRVGLVEDRIESVIDDVEPDELSDEVGHVVLAGGKRVRPAVTVLACEAFDGDPEEAVDFAAGIEFVHNASLVVDDIIDRSEVRRGTAAAWAEFGYGPAIIASDGLLGEAFALFSTDPRAMRTVAEAMVELGEGEATELAARPTNEEEYMELARRKTGALFRAAAELGAVAGGAEPHAIDSFGEYAERVGVAFQMRDDVLDATADADDLGKPTGQDAEMDRPSVLQVTSLSPEEINERARAESERALAALDDADPPETEAIEYLRDLAEFVVVRER